Part of the Dreissena polymorpha isolate Duluth1 chromosome 12, UMN_Dpol_1.0, whole genome shotgun sequence genome, atgaccagtggtcatctgttaatcctggccaaccttcatgtcaagtttgaagactctaggtccaagcataccaaagttataccatgaaataagaactttaacatttttacattcaaggtcacagtgaccttgaccttcaaatgaatgaccttgaaatgaccagtggttactaactagttatggccaaccttcatgtcaagtttcaagactctaggtccaagcataccaaagttataacaactttaacattttttatattgaaggtcacagtgaccttgaccttcaaatgaatgaccttgaaatgaccagtggtcatctgctaatcctggccaaccttcatgtcaagtttgaagactctaggtccaagcataccaaagttataccatgaaataagaactttaacattttcgagcacgccgcccgcccgcccgcccgcccgcccgcccccccgcccgcccgcccgcccgcccgacaacatcaatctataagccgagattttttcgaaaaaaatccggctaataaaaccagttacagggccctcgtttggccgtttttggggccgaatttatttggggccgaaattcggccccattccccccttaaaatttatatgaaaagtccagttttgggaaaaaaataatttaatataactctttagtaaaattcaaaaacatatcaatttgtTAAATACTTTGTTAGCtgcttatgaaataaatttgagatatattaatCATTAGAGAGTTctttctaaacaaaaaaaaaataattttttttttaacttctggaggggatttgttctacaaaataggggaaaaatatatactcttttttgaggagaatggggccgatattcggccccaaaattgccataaaaaaaaacactgagatcggtgtgtaccggtgtcgtaaaatgcatattctttacaagggagaatatttttgttatcttggCGAAGAAAAATcccttcccaaataagtgtgtaaaactcgagttaaacacgagttttatccgtgttaaaccaagcggtattggcagttggtttttagtgggttttggtatgttggtttttgtgagttttggtaagttggttttttctgtgtttaaagtgggtatttttaccaacttggttaaaactgagttaaacacagaaaaaactcacttgttacataaatgtgggctttggtaagttgtttttttgtgagttttggtaagttggttttttgtgagtttcggtatgttggttttttgcgagttttggtaagttggttttttctgtgtttacagtgggtatttttaccaactgggttaaaactgagttaaacacagaaaaaactcacttgttacataaatgtgggctttggtaagttggttttttgtgagttttggtatgttggttttttgtgagtttcggtatgttggttttttgtgagttttggtatgttggttttttctgtgtttaaagtgtttttttttaccaacttggttaaaactgagttaaacacagaaaaaactcacaaaaaccaacataccaaaactcacaaaaaaccaacataccaaaacccacaaaaaaaccaacataccaaaactcacaaaaaaccaacataccaaaactcacaaaaaaccaacttaaacacacttctgtctacaatagtgtgtttaagttggtttttgtgagtcttttgttcgcttaagggatcataaaattttgcttgtttgacctgtaaccttagtaaaaaaaaatattaacaccttaatggtaaaaaggttatttgagataaaatcacaacagatcattacaagccccatgtgattataaataaaagacacacacaatttgcaaaaaacaatgtttatattaaaaaaacaaataatgtgaacatttttacagtgcatttttaacaaaaccaggaaaacatctacccaagatacattattcaatatgcgagcacatttaacataataaattaaaataaataacattctcctctttgggctaccacaggtaaaaatgggaggaagggtatgaaccatgattatatacagtttcagttagtgaggggtgatacagaggataaaattaataataattgtttttaactgtgttggtggtaccggatttataaaatgacaacattaaggaatccttcatcctatcttttcctggaatagccctttacacatatttacacctatgaacaaaggaacatattgctcagcactaaacagtttatatattctccccgcagtacatgacacgaagcctcctcaaggcccatctcatgttctcttccactgttgatatgggcagggcaaactttttggagatgacaactgaaatgtatatgaacaatcaatgcaggattttactgtgcattacagtattaaaaaaacatgtagaagtttattccacccaaatcaagtctgatctgaatgacttgattttggtggaataaacttttacatcaatatcatcagttcagatatcccattttaacatcatctacattagaaggatttcaaaagaggtttttgaaacaaggaggcaaattactgttgcttgaattttttatatcgttcaaaattagagcttgatcgttaactttatactgaggttatttttgtctgcctatgtgttaaattctcaaaacttttatacacaaacacaatttttagtaactcttaaattttagcagtagtattaaattaacgcaagacagattatgtgctggagtcaaatttgaatcaattgcattatgtttgtttcaaaatgaatatggaggcagtagaacacctatatatttaaatcccctttttccctataaaaaagaatcataccaaccatggtgtagtgttcagcaatcaggagaccctctcgaatcgcccccttaggggaggttgaacagcacttcatagagcagtcaccagctgatcaggtctgaaaactatactgtcatggcctttgcgaggtgcgtcttgtgcatgatctcatttgagatcaggtcctgaaagatattttataatgtaagtgataaatattgctgttatggtatatcttgttactataaatattattaatttaaatcataacaagtttgtttgcttgttgtttttgtttgtttatttttggcaatttaaatcctgtgatcacatgtgacttaacgcttgtcataaataattaaaagaaattacgtgtggtagaaaatactgtttcaaaatgtaccaagatatgtggtctcatttggctgtgtggactggtcggaagtgtgacgcctttcaaatgctaaaacctgtatagttttacctctcaacaaatccaactttccttggtcaaggacagggctcggttttcccactcctgatctACTCAAGTTgggctgctcgtgcagggtaaaatctggtgtcaaaatccatacatcagttagtccagggacctatacaaacaaagggattagcaacctcgcgatatcccgttacagcacgcaaaataaaccggtgcgcgagatcagggacctatactttaatctcgatcgattggtcccggtgtagcgataataaaccggtgcgcgagatttgataatctcgatcgattggtccctgtgtagcgataatgcggctacacgatatcgattgcgagggatttcgcttatttaacgcgttacgttttttcggattcaaattatattatgttaaataaacaagtacctattcgtttaattgttgcgttgttgatctcaaaagcaatcattaattagtcttattattacgcagtatgtcaaatgggcacccaattatcggactctttgatgaatattaattgccggttgtttcgccagggttaaattgccgttgtttatcgcacgtatgtgcatgtaaaaaagaccggtcttttaatagaattaaaatgttaccatgttttgtttaaaatagcaacattatcaagacatgttaagtgcaaacaactcaaaatgtataattgttcttttaacctccgacgcagcaaattttcgaatgtcattttaatatttatttggactcccttaagtcatagtgaacgttggaattcatggaatttactgaaaatgtcttctaaacataaaaatttcctttcatgggatgacgacatagatttagatttggtataaggttattatactgatgatgaggcaaacaataaatcgcaagcaagcacgaaagagctgtgctatatttgtcctgtttgtggtgcggagtataaaagtgtatcaggatttcgaggtcatgtcataaaaaaacattaacagaatttacgaggtaataaatattggatgcatttttttagttctgcattttgcgtacaaaccaaacaaaaaacaagaaaggttttcgtgttttagtagttatatatatatatatatatatatatatatatatactcatgttttattcgttttattatcatatatatctcgaacaatcaatatataaaacaacattaataaatcaaatcctcgcacatgcaagtaagatatccaaaacagtggacacatgatacggtgtaataatgatgagacaattgaatcaggcatttacagttactactaaatagtgtgtacaaaggagtttagtgttttattcctttaattattttcaaagaaatgaatataaaacgtgttgtagaatggttttaacaaaattatggacaaagatttaaatgcagttaatagaacataaaagtttattctgacttaagcatgttaagctaatcgtcatttacattacatttacaacaggctttttccgctccattttgggaaaacgccacactggaattttgggaattttgcgtcgcgaaaacccccattttgggaaaaaaattaatcgcaaaattggctcaattgggaaaaattatcgcatgtaaattatttaaaacagtgtttcttatatttcaaagaagccgttaactggtaaataacgactattttgataacttattattaaaattttacaaaatattgtgaacatgtgtgattagtgcaggttttttaatctgaatttggggaaaaggcttggcctttttgaggtgaaaaaaatcgcgggaagcgccggattttgaggaaaataaggaaagtcttaaataatcattaacatattttacatttcttaaaacaaattcaaggcaacagataatttaattatgcaaaactttctattttctacaccagatcaggtcaacttatatatttaaagggtaaaaaaaaaaaaaaaaaaaaaaaaattttttttttttttttttttttgaattgggaattttttttttcaattgggaaaaaaacaaccagatttgcattgggaatggggccgaatttcggacccgtggcatagggcggaaaaagcctgtacaataacagcatgcttttgaagtaaatacaaatcatgcatcacTTCGAAAAAGTTCCTtttacaatataaggaataaacatgttttcgtgagaatgttaatattgttaatacatagtgacctgtctgtaccaaagttcataagtgaaaaatataattattaaatgactttttttaaacaagaattacatacattaatataaaattaggacacatataagaaaaaaaatatgatccctgcatataactgcataaagtatatacttgcattgttttttcattcgtaatttttttttttagaaatatagaATTGAGTAATACTGACAATGTAAAAGCTGTATGATATACCTCTACCTATGCTACACTTAATTGTAGTTAAGTATAAGTAAAATCCCTGTGTTGACAATCTATACTAAAGCAAAACTATAGTTTATGTATAGCGATATGGTTCCTTAGAGTATATAaagtacaatcattttatttagagagaaatctataagtaaaattaataactccatctatataaactagttaatttcatttatctatatccctacatcgactatctatgcgaaaaaaaaataattgaaaattccacctcaggatttcctatgcagacatcaaattttaacagtctttcctataacaccagaacataagCAACGCGATTAATATGTTGTGGCAGTCCAGTCCATATTTGGTGAGATCTCGGAATGCATTTCCAATGCACATAGACAGAGCACGTAAAATCACTCTTAATTTCAACCGATAACTTGATTGCTGTCAGACTGTCATTTGcgtacaactgtaacatttgaattgattgctctaattcctttacaacgaactgagatgaaaaattttgcagtttaagttccacagcaaagtctgagaaggttgtcgtctccacctccatttctagaagccctgaactacattccatcacatcagcttcaggcttatcattgtttgtctcctggaaggagtcaagctcatatgtggagtcttcatcaatagcataactatgatcacttgtgaactgcacattttcactttctgactgggtagaagaatctgttgtagctttaatgttcaccaggggttcactggcaacatggttttcttcctttggctgttcagatgttatgtagtggtacttgcgtttcaccgtaagggatcctcttttgcgttttctaggcattctaaaagcataaaacaaaacatattctaaaaatcagttaataaaatgtttacacagtcaccatcatttattgaaaacatggcttGCCACCATAGGAAGACTAATAGACTATGCcacctttttccacatttttcgaaacgttaacgcaaaacctaaacgcaaagtgtgacggaatttcagacgaccagacagatggacataaaaatgtacttagttgtatcaacatattaataaaattaattgaaatatttatgtaagaattccgattttttgcattaattgaataacaattatctacacatttcagaaattcttAATAGAAGCATTAACAATGTGGAAACAAACTCTTGAAAATATCTCAGAATAAATGTTTTCtccaatgataaagaaatatgacctttgcaatttttctattttttttctagaataatagttattaaatttatatttaaaaaaaaaatggccaaacattCTGTGAATGAGAACGATTATATGTcacgtgttttgagaaaacttggcataatgcatgtgcgtaaagtgtcgtcccagatta contains:
- the LOC127853023 gene encoding uncharacterized protein LOC127853023; the encoded protein is MPRKRKRGSLTVKRKYHYITSEQPKEENHVASEPLVNIKATTDSSTQSESENVQFTSDHSYAIDEDSTYELDSFQETNNDKPEADVMECSSGLLEMEVETTTFSDFAVELKLQNFSSQFVVKELEQSIQMLQLYANDSLTAIKLSVEIKSDFTCSVYVHWKCIPRSHQIWTGLPQHINRVAYVLVL